One genomic region from Myripristis murdjan chromosome 7, fMyrMur1.1, whole genome shotgun sequence encodes:
- the LOC115361645 gene encoding mannose-specific lectin-like isoform X3, whose amino-acid sequence MSKNSISTNEELHKGDYLLSNNGNYKAVFQNDGNFIIYQWAPKWATDTNDDGGNRVIMQDDGNLAIYTDANKVVWDNKIHQPQDQMMRLTLTDDGRLVVTRSGVKIWSS is encoded by the exons ATGAGCAAGAACTCCATCAGCACCAATGAGGAGCTTCATAAGGGCGATTACCTCCTCAGCAACAACGGCAACTATAAAGCAGTCTTCCAG AACGACGGCAACTTCATCATCTACCAATGGGCTCCCAAGTGGGCGACAGATACCAACGACGATGGAGGAAATCGAGTCATCATGCAGGATGACGGCAACCTGGCTATCTACACTGATGCTAATAAAGTGGTGTGGGACAATAAAATCCACCAGCCTCAGGATCAAATGATGCGGCTGACCTTGACTGATGATGGTCGGCTGGTTGTGACTAGAAGTGGTGTCAAGATTTGGTCGTCCTAA